One Pleurocapsa sp. PCC 7327 DNA segment encodes these proteins:
- a CDS encoding peptidylprolyl isomerase, producing MEKSIQYWLKSLLTIVFVCGLVLTGCSTPEANSLNMDNYVPRLEGKATVEMKVNGSPITIEVDGNNAPITAGNFVDLVDRGVYNGLTFHRVVNEPEPFVAQGGDPKGNGTGGFIDPNTKQERTIPLEIKLQGEEKPLYSKAVGRQSGAASPKVVLNHKRGAIAMARSQMPDSASSQFYFALSDLGFLDGDYAVFGYVTSGMEVVDNIKQGDRIESAKVVSGLENLKK from the coding sequence ATGGAAAAGTCTATTCAGTACTGGTTGAAATCGCTGCTGACGATTGTTTTTGTATGCGGTTTAGTGCTGACTGGATGCTCGACACCAGAAGCAAATTCTCTCAATATGGATAATTACGTACCCAGACTCGAAGGAAAAGCTACCGTTGAAATGAAGGTGAACGGTTCGCCCATCACTATCGAAGTCGATGGCAACAATGCCCCCATCACGGCAGGTAATTTTGTCGATTTGGTCGATCGCGGCGTTTACAATGGCTTGACCTTTCATCGAGTCGTCAACGAACCCGAACCCTTTGTTGCGCAAGGTGGGGATCCCAAAGGCAATGGCACTGGCGGGTTTATCGATCCCAATACCAAGCAAGAGCGAACGATTCCTTTGGAAATCAAGCTTCAAGGAGAAGAAAAACCGCTTTACAGCAAGGCAGTGGGCAGACAATCCGGAGCTGCATCGCCTAAAGTCGTATTGAATCACAAACGCGGTGCGATCGCGATGGCACGATCCCAAATGCCAGATTCTGCCTCGTCTCAGTTTTACTTTGCGCTATCGGATCTAGGATTTCTCGACGGCGATTATGCGGTATTCGGTTACGTCACTAGTGGCATGGAAGTAGTTGACAATATCAAACAAGGCGATCGCATCGAATCGGCTAAAGTAGTCTCTGGATTGGAAAACCTGAAAAAGTAA